The following nucleotide sequence is from Gemmatimonadota bacterium.
CCGAACAATACTTTTGTATATGATAGAGATTCTGATACACCGGCATGGGACCCGGCGACCATTGCTTTCCAGGTGAATCTCTACGACATCTTTTCCGGAGATAGGATTGCTGGTACGGTCACTGCGGTGTCAGCCGACACAGATCTCGCAACGGTCGCTGTCACCACGCAACCTGCTGCGGCAACGCCAGGGTTAATTACTGTAACTCCTGTGCTTAATCCAGGTGATGGAACTAATGATACCGACACTGATGCAGGATCACAGTCGGTTGTTATCACGGTATCGACGGTAGCCGCTGATCCTGTCCGCGTGAATTTCACCTTAACAGTCAAAGACGCGCCAGAATAACATCGGGATAATCCGGGTCCCGTAGACAGGGCGCTGACAGAGTCCTGCGGCGAGATGGGGTGCCTTCCCGGGCGCCCCATCAAACCAAGTTTCGAGTGACCCCCGGAAGTTATCCCGACAGGGCAAGCATCATCGTAGCAGATCCGCCCTGCATTTGTCTCGGTCATTTCGTTACAACTTCCCGTTCGCCCTGAGTAGGAGCCACCGGCCACTGAAAAGGGCGATCGGTCTTGAAAAAAAAGAAAAGCCCCGTTGAGATTAACGGGGCTTTTCTGTATTCAGGTTTAAATTGAGCCAGATCCGCCGTTACTCATCCTGCAGCGGCCGGGAGATGACACAGGCGTTGATGCCTCCGATCCCCATGGACAGCTTGCCGGCAATGCCGTCGGGAGGCGGGCACGAGGTATCGTACACGAACCGGGTATGCAGGCTTTCTATCTCCGGATTCACCTCGTCGCGGGAGAGAGGCGTGGGATATAGCGCGCCCCGCGCGTAGCCGAGGTACTGAGCCGTCAGTTCCCATCCGCCTCCGGCGCTCATGCCGTGACCGAAGGTGCCTTTCCGCGCAGTGACCGTCACGGAACCGGGCACCATTTCGAGCAGATTCTCCATTTCCAGGAAATCGCCGGGCGTCGCCGTGGCGTGCAGATCCCACGAGGCGATGTCGCCAGCGGAAACGCGGGCGTCTTCGATGGCCTGGCCGACGGCCATCCTCGGTCCTTCCTTCGACGGCGTGATGATATGGTCGGCGTCGGAGCTGACGCCCACGGCCAGGGGTTCCATTCCCACCGGCCTGAACCCCTTCTCGGTCATGTATTCCCAGTCGCCGATGATCCAGAGCACGGAGCCGCCCGATACATGGGTGCCGCGCAGCCCGGTCAGGGGCTTGGACACGGCGCCGTCCGCGGCGGATACGCGGGCGCGGTAGAAGGCGCCTACCAGCAGGGACGTGGGGGGCGGGTCCGTGGCGCCGACGACCACGGCCTTGGCCTCGCCGCGCCGGATGGCGTCCATCCCGAGCTTGAGGCACACGCCGAAAGTGGAGCAGGCGGCCACGGGCGCCAGCGACAGGCCGTGAATCTGCCCCATCATGGTCACCTGCGACGCGGGCGTGTTGTGGATGTTCCAGATCAGGTCGGCCGAGACGCATTCCCATGGCGGCTCGGGCGCGCCCCAGTCGTCCTGCAGTTGGTGCTTCCGGCGCTGCTTATCGCGAATGAGCTTCATTTTGCCGGACTCGACGGTCCCCTCGACGTTCATCCCCTCGATCTCGGCGAGGGTCTCCAGGTACGACCTTAGTTCCTCAGACTGGGACGTCCAGTAGGCGTTCCAGGTTTCTTCGGCCTGGTCGCGCTTTGCCGATGGCGCGGTCTCCGGGTGGGGCGGCATGGCTTCGTCCACGCCTTCGTCGTCATGCCGGGTGAGATAGGCGCGAAGCCGGGCGTTCCGTTCCGCCGATCCCCAGAAATGGTCCCATGCGCGCTGGGCACGGTACAGTTCCATGCTGATCCGGCTGATGGTGGGGATATTGCCCACGCCGGTGCCGATGTATACGTGGGCGGACGTTCCCAGCGCCTGGAGTTCCTCTTCCAGGCCCGGGTTCTGTCCCAGCGACTGGATGAAGGCCCCGATCGCGTGCAGCGTGGTGGGATCCATCTTGTCGACCAGGCGGGTGTACCGGTTCGACGGAAACCGTGCGTCGATCCATGCCCGGTAGTCCTGGAAGTCGAAATCGGGTTCGCCCACCAGGAAGTTGTTCGGACCGAACCCGTCGAAGGGCGCCAGCCAGCTTTCCGACTGCTCCAGGTTGCGGGCAAAGGCTTCCATGTTGGGCGAACGGGGGGCCACGATGCCCCAGCCGAATATGCCGATTCTGCTCAAGTCGAGCCTCGCTGAAGACGGTGAAACCGCCGTAACCGCTACGGCCTTACAACCTCGATAATATACGCCTCGCAAGAGGTGGACTCAAGCCAATTCACCCTGGCGTCAGGAATGACGGCTTGCGGAAACTCCGACCTGCTGTTGGTTCTAAGCCCCCACTTTCCACGCTCACCCCTATCCAGTTTCTCACTTTCCTGACGTACCTGATCCTGCCTGACGTACCCGATTTAGACCCCCAGTAAAGAACAGTTGTGGTGACTGATTTATCCGATTTCGGACAAGTCTGCCAACCCATCTCCGCTGCTCAATCTATTCATATTTATGGGGAAAAGTCCGTAGATAAGGCCCGAAATACGAGCAGTGTTGAAGTACGTAATCGGCAATCTTGAGCTTGCAAATCAGTTAACCGATCAATTCGCGGGAAAGGAGGCGATATAGGTCAGTCTGGGATTTCGTCATTCCTTTTTTGTAGTGTTTCCATAATCGGGAGAAAACAATGCATTACCTCATAATTGCTGTATTGGCCCTCGGTCTGTCCCTGATGGGTTGCGAGGGCAAAACAGGTCCGGCGGGTCCGACCGGCGCCGCAGGTCAGCAAGGTCAGCAAGGTCCTCCTGGCGCTGATGGCGACAGGGGCCCGCAAGGTGAAAAGGGCGACAAGGGCGATCCGGGTGAACCTGGCGCTGATGGCGCTCCAGGTGAAAAGGGTGAAAAGGGCGATCCGGGTGAACCTGGCGCTGATGGCGCTCCGGGCGAGCCAGGTCCTCCTGGTGAGCAAGGCCCTCCGGGTCCAGCAGGAATCCCGGACACCGGTGGTATTGATCCCATCGAGCTGGCACAGGCGCATCACATCGCTTTCGTGATTTCAGGTGAAGATGATCCTGCTCCTGCTATTTCAAAGGATGTGATACGCACTTTAAGGATCGGCGAAGAGCACATGATCAGCGCCGTTGTCGGTGCGCAGAGTGGCAAAAAGCTACCCAGCGTTTCGGCTACTGTCATGATTAAGGTCACCAAGAACGAAGACGAAGCCATTACATTTGAAGACGGCATGCTCGCCGCTGTAGCGACCGGGAAAGCCGAAATCACGGCTTCTTCTGAGCTCGCCGGAATTTCCGGTAAACTCGTCGTCACAGTCACCAATCCTGTCGATGCGATCATGTTTGTGGTTGGTGAAGATGAAGATGAGCATTCAGGCGAAGAGTTTTTGGCGGTCGGTCAGAAAACTGGCGTGATTACCGCCGTTGCAGTTGACGAAGACGGTAAGGCGGTTCCGATGCCTCGTGGCAGTTTCGAGTGGGCCAGCAAGGACAAGTCCGTTGCTACGGTCGCTACGCCTAACAAGGACGCTAATGATAATACCATAGACAAGGAAGGTGTTATCACTGGTGCCGGTGCAGGCGAAACCATGATTACGGCTACGCGTGAAGGCGTAACGGGAAGCATAAGCGTCACCGTTACCGGTCAGGCTACCACGAGAAGGATCGTTGCTACTACTTCCAGTAATGGCAACACCTTGACCGCAGACCGTGCCGCTGATGGATCAATTACTTGGCCGTTAACCACCGTGTTCAATGTGAATGTCTACGATACCATTTCCAATGAGCGGACAGAGAATTTCACACTTGGCGTGAGCATCAACAAGGTCGCCGTGTTCGATGTAACTACGACCCCCGCTCTCTCGCCTCTCTTATCCACTACTGCCGACGCCGATCCTCTGGTGCGGTCGTCTACAGCATCTGCTGGAGCTGACAACGATGAGATAGCGGTTACCTTGACAGGTATCCTGGCAGCATTGGCTGATGTTGCAACAACAACGGATGTTGATGAATCAGATAATGCTCGTCAAGATAGCATTATCGTCACCTTGACGGCAACAGGTGCCGATCCGGTGAACTTACGATTCACCGCGAAGGTACCTGCTACGCCAGACAATTAACATCGGGATAATCCGGGTCCCGTAGACAGGGCGCTGACAGAGTCCTGCGGCGAGATGGGGTGCCTTCCCGGGCACCCCGTCAGACCAAGTTTCGAGTGACCCCCGGAAGTTATCCCGACAGGGCAAGCAACATCGTAGCAGATCCGCCCTGCATTTGTCTCGGTCATTTCGTTACACCTTCCCGTTCGCCCTGAGTAGGAGCCATAGGCCACTGAAAAGGGCGATCGGTTCCAAAATCAAGAAAAGCCCCGTTGCTGGTACGGGGCTTTTCTGTATTCAACGATTTACAAGACTCGGCCGGTCCAGAAGGTGGTAAACACATACGTTATTGCAGTTCATTCACTTGACCGTCCGTCGGTCGCGTGGTTACCAATCAGGATGAAGGGATTGACAGTCTTCCGTGTTTTACCTTAGACTTCACAAAGGCTGTCGCTGCAAACAGTCCGTACCAGTCTATCGATCGTCCCGGAGCCCTGAATACCCTTGCGAACCCTGTTTATCGGCGACCTTCACGGCTGCGCCCGTGAGTTCGAACAACTGCTATCCAAACTGGCATTTCAGCGGGACACGGACCTCCTGTACCTGACGGGCGATGCGTTCAGCCGGGGACCCGACCCCGTCGACGTATGGAAGCTGATCCAGGATACGGGCGCGAGGATGGTCCTCGGCAACCACGACTACCGCCTGGCGGACCGGCTTCGCTTGCACCTGTCCGGCGCCGCGGTTCCCACGCGAAGCCCCAATACCCTTCAGACCCTGGAAGCCCTCGCCCCATGCGCCGACGCCCTCATCCCCTGGCTGGAATCGCTTCCCCTCTGGATCGACGAACCCGCATTCCTGCTGGTCCACGCGGGCATCAATCCTGAAAAAGGCTTTCGCGGCACGACCACGGAAGAGTTCCTCGTCATCCGTACCTGGCCGCCCGTGGACGGCATCGTGGGACCACGATGGCACGACGCGTACGATCCATCCGGCAAGCTGATCATATTCGGCCACGACGCACCCGGCGGCCTCGTGATCAAACGCCGGGACGACGGTTCCCCCTACGTGATCGGCCTGGATTCGGGATGTATCTATGGCGGACAACTGAGCGGGTACGTGCTGCAGGAAGACCGTTTGGTGCAGGTTGCATCCAGCCATCCCCCGAGCGTGCGACCGGATTCAGGATCATCAACGCTGTCTTGATTCGTGCCTGGTTGATGCTCGGACCTCCTCTTGCCGTAGTAAAAAGTTTTTTTCCTTCGAGATACCGGGAAACTTCTCTGTCTAATCCATTTAGAGAGTATTCGCATCATATTCGCTGGATGGGATGACAGACGTGGCACAACAAGTCACAAGGAGTGAACCGATGCCCCTGGATAAAGATCGGCCCCTGGACAAATCGGAATTGCATGCGCAGCCTGGTTCGTTCGAATGGTATGTTGTTCAGAAACTCGATCAACTGGACCATGGTATGGATCGGCTTCAAACTGATGTGGGGCAATTGCAAAACGATGTGCGAAGGCTGGAAAATACAGTGGGTCGGCTGGAAAACGCCGTTAATGGTACCGACAACCAGGACGGTATCCTTACCAGGCTGAGTGTGATTGAGCAAACGATGGCGACTAAAACCTGGGTGCTGGCACTCGCACCGGTGGAGTTGATCATTTTCACCGGAATGGTGGTCGCTATGATTAAGATATGGTGATGGGTCCACTCGAACGTCTGACGGCTGCAAAGGAGTGAATTTAAATCA
It contains:
- a CDS encoding collagen-like protein; this encodes MHYLIIAVLALGLSLMGCEGKTGPAGPTGAAGQQGQQGPPGADGDRGPQGEKGDKGDPGEPGADGAPGEKGEKGDPGEPGADGAPGEPGPPGEQGPPGPAGIPDTGGIDPIELAQAHHIAFVISGEDDPAPAISKDVIRTLRIGEEHMISAVVGAQSGKKLPSVSATVMIKVTKNEDEAITFEDGMLAAVATGKAEITASSELAGISGKLVVTVTNPVDAIMFVVGEDEDEHSGEEFLAVGQKTGVITAVAVDEDGKAVPMPRGSFEWASKDKSVATVATPNKDANDNTIDKEGVITGAGAGETMITATREGVTGSISVTVTGQATTRRIVATTSSNGNTLTADRAADGSITWPLTTVFNVNVYDTISNERTENFTLGVSINKVAVFDVTTTPALSPLLSTTADADPLVRSSTASAGADNDEIAVTLTGILAALADVATTTDVDESDNARQDSIIVTLTATGADPVNLRFTAKVPATPDN
- a CDS encoding beta-ketoacyl synthase; protein product: MSRIGIFGWGIVAPRSPNMEAFARNLEQSESWLAPFDGFGPNNFLVGEPDFDFQDYRAWIDARFPSNRYTRLVDKMDPTTLHAIGAFIQSLGQNPGLEEELQALGTSAHVYIGTGVGNIPTISRISMELYRAQRAWDHFWGSAERNARLRAYLTRHDDEGVDEAMPPHPETAPSAKRDQAEETWNAYWTSQSEELRSYLETLAEIEGMNVEGTVESGKMKLIRDKQRRKHQLQDDWGAPEPPWECVSADLIWNIHNTPASQVTMMGQIHGLSLAPVAACSTFGVCLKLGMDAIRRGEAKAVVVGATDPPPTSLLVGAFYRARVSAADGAVSKPLTGLRGTHVSGGSVLWIIGDWEYMTEKGFRPVGMEPLAVGVSSDADHIITPSKEGPRMAVGQAIEDARVSAGDIASWDLHATATPGDFLEMENLLEMVPGSVTVTARKGTFGHGMSAGGGWELTAQYLGYARGALYPTPLSRDEVNPEIESLHTRFVYDTSCPPPDGIAGKLSMGIGGINACVISRPLQDE